The DNA region AGACCCCGCTCTCGGGCCTCGCCTGGGGCGTGCTGTGCGAGCGCGCCGGCTTCCCGGCCGGCACGGTCTCGATCCTCACCGGCTCGGCCCGCGCCATCGGCGCCGAGATGACCGGCAACCCGCTCGTCAAGAAGATCACGTTCACGGGCTCCACCGAGGTCGGCAAGGTGCTGCTGGAGCAGGCCGCCCACACGGTGAAGAAGGTCTCGATGGAGCTCGGCGGCAACGCGCCGTTCATCGTGTTCGACGACGCCGATCTCGACCGGGCGGTCGCCGGCGCGATGCTCGCCAAGTACCGCAATTCGGGCCAGACCTGCATCTGCACCAACCGCTTCCTGGTGCAGGACGGGATCTACGACGCCTTCGCGGAGAAGATGGCCGAGGCGGCCAACCGCCTGAAGGTCGGCAACGGCGTTGAGGACGGCGTCGCGCAAGGGCCGCTGATCGACATGGCGGCGGTGGAGAAGACCGAGGCCCATATCCGCGACGCCGTCGAGAAGGGCGGCCGAGTGGTGGCGGGCGGCCACCGCCACGCGCTGGGCGGCCAGTTCTTCGAGCCGACGGTGATCACCGGCGCCACCCCCGCCATGGCGGTGGCCCGGGAGGAGACCTTCGGGCCGCTGGCGCCGCTGTTCCGCTTCCGCGACGAGGCGGAGGCGATCCGCATGGCCAACGACACCGAGTACGGCCTCGCCTGCTACTTCTACACCCGCGACCTCGGCCGCACCTTCCGGGTCGCGGAAGCGCTGGAATACGGCATGGTCGGGATCAACGAGGGGATCATCACCACCGAGGTGGCGCCCTTCGGCGGCGTGAAGGAATCCGGTCTCGGCCGAGAGGGCTCGTACCAGGGCATCGAGGATTACCTGAACACCAAGTACCTGTGCGTGGGCGGGCTGGGCGCGTAGGGCCCGACCACCGGACGCCTCGGTCGTGGCCTGACGGGCGTCCGCTCCCGCTCCGCGGGCTGCGATGTCCGCATCGCTCGGGGACGCCGGCGCCGATGCGGAGGCGCGACCTGCCCTCTCTCCCGCGCGGGAGAGGAAACCCGCGCCCCCTCGAGCCGCCGTGCGGGCCGGTCGAGACGCGGCGCGGCTTACTCTCCCGAGGGGGGTAAGGAGTACGGCGCGTCTCGGCGCAACCGAGGCCGACTACCGGCCGCTGGGCGCCGCGCCGCTGCCCGTGGCGCCGTTGCCCGAGCTGCTGCCGGCGGGCGCCCCCGGGGTGCTGACGCGCGGACCGCCGCTGGTGCCGGGCGCCACGCCGGCGCCGGT from Methylobacterium sp. NMS14P includes:
- a CDS encoding NAD-dependent succinate-semialdehyde dehydrogenase, which produces MPEFETPSLKDRALLVDACLIGGEWSKAGSGSIDVTNPATGALIAKVPNAGADETRRAIKAAHEAYPAWRAKTANERAVLLRKLAALVTEHQEDLAQILTAEQGKSLTESRGEVAMSAAYVLWFAEEARRVYGDVVPSPWGDRKILVTKEPVGVVAAITPWNFPSSMIARKIAPALAAGCPIVIKPASQTPLSGLAWGVLCERAGFPAGTVSILTGSARAIGAEMTGNPLVKKITFTGSTEVGKVLLEQAAHTVKKVSMELGGNAPFIVFDDADLDRAVAGAMLAKYRNSGQTCICTNRFLVQDGIYDAFAEKMAEAANRLKVGNGVEDGVAQGPLIDMAAVEKTEAHIRDAVEKGGRVVAGGHRHALGGQFFEPTVITGATPAMAVAREETFGPLAPLFRFRDEAEAIRMANDTEYGLACYFYTRDLGRTFRVAEALEYGMVGINEGIITTEVAPFGGVKESGLGREGSYQGIEDYLNTKYLCVGGLGA